Proteins encoded within one genomic window of Solea senegalensis isolate Sse05_10M linkage group LG11, IFAPA_SoseM_1, whole genome shotgun sequence:
- the nckap5l gene encoding nck-associated protein 5-like has product MRTMSDETEQRMCDEDFGTDEEGEEADVESYLEDNSSELMDRLRELEAENSALILANESQREAYERCLDEVANHVVQALLNQKDLREECIKLKMLVFDLERQNRALCELFQQKLPNHPAAHYQVHAGPLPDYNAQLHNDSAKQVEPTQTEAQAKGNGYRTQHASPGPRGPAASMEALSPFFKKKAHILEVLRKMEETDPLKFHPSTTSLSFCDYSQVLMSTEAVLATADPLPLQCKSHHTHCRCSCSDADTHHHVNGDGAVKCEGGSTCCLHCKKSLDSPPKPCNHVCSPSKATQSHVVPAAAMSECHSKSVPLSKQCTKNEAHQQPAGATAHSSVTEAADHSLEVMGVEQEQDNSTESCLKATSTEELTGFCPMTHLPSSVKEISLLDMETSDSVHNALVLSAVNDGSNDSSSIPEKDSTEQEASSVRAGASVSPSPSCLSDVKAAAINSPSKLLKFLKIPSIGEKSQPSTSPVRLSPQLTRSSRIPCRTNNYEVYHSPVPTRRATTTERCRQPPPPPARSESYPATHSAPTSPPQPEDICSPPAKEISYSSLSAPKVSAGSKMAASSSTSSSSPKVSQRVPHYENVCEMSTNSRQEEPTQGLEKRTTLPSQTKASSGERKLVKSLPESALNPPPQRKQSSSSTSESTSDDEEDSDSPVWVNHHSLPNSSAFSKAQGRNTEKQETDVGQGTVQSSGVAQPPPPPPARRSDSSSIPKRPVSSAARSQTDSSHHAFKDRLAALGKLRSSEDLQVGLRPVDSANDGTFVEERSKTVERPMELPKEEQRHSKYTDSLDGKPKIVSGGLKYPGSTQLYEQVIKSQPPAVVVKQELCVMKPEGSKSKIGLPSPNTDAPQVLRNNIKCPGSLNLAYNVKPGIHSHSSPNKIPPKSPSKPCQGPSVHRGGKPTEAPRYSSKSEERTKISGKGKKNPMYGDSLPPPPPRPPTSEGEKPLQPVPSPQSAIEQKVMKGIEENMLKLQEQDRGGQASEVKQKSSNGIASWFGLKKSKLPALSRKTDATKSKDEKKEWKINIPSVGRDSVKMATRCKEGVEGLNISTLMEKAEGLRRALEEERAYVERSGRGHSCEVVMDQAQGQLAVMYRGARSDNFMQQLLNRVDGKEMISVPQRRLSFDCKTSKPVFTQQSDVISHTTSRDDMEKGSDRIGKITSDENLADPVHAQHFAGSGASTYTLDSGIGTFPLPDCSGSATGRGLSKMRAGSEHHSSGSPGRAGRRARTLDRELTTQEECYAQHKQLIPTIQYGGSILEGRNSASVIREDKEAHGANMFSPRTKTWTFPNLKTPAGPAEVYLAVEEEEEETVSFGSPFRGVGMVVWSSFSD; this is encoded by the exons GTCCACGCAGGACCCCTCCCAGACTACAATGCACAGCTGCACAATGACTCTGCCAAGCAGGTGGAGCCTACACAGACTGAAGCACAAGCCAAG GGAAATGGCTACCGCACACAACATGCCTCCCCGGGCCCTCGTGGCCCCGCCGCTTCCATGGAGGCGCTGTCCCCCTTCTTCAAGAAGAAAGCACACATCCTGGAGGTCCTGCGCAAGATGGAGGAGACGGACCCTCTTAAGTTCCACCCGTCCACCACAAGCCTGTCTTTCTGCGACTACAGCCAGGTGCTCATGTCCACGGAGGCCGTTCTGGCCACTGCAGACCCTCTTCCATTACAGTGCAAatcccaccacacacactgcCGCTGCTCCTGCTCTGATGCCGACACGCACCACCATGTCAACGGCGACGGCGCGGTGAAGTGTGAGGGAGGGAGCACCTGCTGTTTGCACTGCAAGAAGAGTCTGGACAGTCCCCCAAAGCCATGCAACCACGTCTGTAGCCCTTCAAAAGCCACCCAGAGCCATGTGGTTCCTGCAGCTGCTATGAGTGAATGTCACAGTAAGTCTGTCCCCTTGTCTAAACAATGCACCAAGAATGAAGCCCACCAGCAACCAGCAGGCGCCACTGCCCACTCGTCAGTCACAGAAGCAGCTGATCACAGTCTGGAGGTGATGGGAGTGGAGCAGGAACAGGACAATTCCACAGAGAGTTGTCTCAAGGCCACTTCCACTGAAGAGCTCACTGGTTTCTGTCCCATGACCCACCTGCCCAGCTCTGTGAAAGAAATCTCCCTCCTTGACATGGAAACGAGTGATAGCGTCCACAATGCCTTGGTGCTCTCCGCTGTCAACGACGGTTCAAATGACTCCTCATCCATCCCAGAGAAAGACAGCACAGAGCAGGAGGCCTCCTCTGTGAGAGCCGGTGCCTCTGTCAGCCCCAGCCCCTCCTGCCTCAGTGACGTCAAAGCCGCCGCCATCAACTCCCCGTCCAAACTGCTCAAGTTTTTAAAGATTCCCTCAATTGGGGAGAAGTCTCAGCCTTCGACCTCTCCTGTGCGCCTGAGCCCCCAGCTCACCCGCAGCTCCAGGATCCCATGTCGCACCAACAACTATGAGGTCTACCACTCTCCTGTTCCCACAAGAAGAGCCACCACCACAGAGCGGTGCAGGCAGCCCCCTCCACCACCTGCTAGGTCTGAGTCCTACCCCGCCACGCACTCCGCACCAACCTCCCCTCCACAGCCTGAGGACATCTGCTCCCCGCCCGCTAAGGAAATAAGCTACAGCAGTCTCTCTGCACCTAAAGTCAGTGCTGGCTCAAAGATggctgcttcctcctccacatcctCTTCCTCGCCCAAAGTATCCCAGAGGGTTCCTCAttatgaaaatgtctgtgaaatgtCTACTAACTCTAGACAAGAGGAACCCACCCAGGGCCTGGAGAAAAGAACTACTCTTCCATCTCAAACAAAAGCGAGCAGTGGTGAGCGGAAGCTTGTTAAGTCACTTCCAGAAAGTGCCCtgaatcctcctcctcaacgAAAGCAGTCGTCCTCCTCTACATCAGAGTCCACAtcagatgatgaagaagattCAGACAGTCCAGTGTGGGTTAACCATCACAGCCTGCCCAACTCATCCGCTTTCAGTAAAGCTCAgggcagaaacacagagaaacaggagACTGACGTAGGGCAGGGCACCGTGCAGAGCTCTGGGGTCGCTCAGCCTCCACCGCCGCCTCCTGCCAGAAGGAGCGACTCCTCTTCTATCCCCAAGAGACCTGTGAGTAGTGCAGCGAGATCCCAGACTGACTCCAGTCACCACGCTTTCAAAGACAGACTGGCTGCATTGGGTAAGCTGAGGAGCTCTGAGGATTTACAGGTCGGTCTCAGGCCGGTCGACTCTGCAAATGATGGCACTTTTGTGGAAGAAAGGAGTAAGACAGTGGAGAGGCCCATGGAGCTCCCgaaagaggagcagagacacTCAAAATACACAGACTCTCTAGACGGTAAACCTAAAATTGTCAGTGGTGGTTTGAAATATCCTGGGTCAACTCAGCTGTATGAACAGGTGATAAAATCTCAGCCTCCTGCAGTAGTGGTTAAACAAGAACTGTGTGTGATGAAGCCTGAAGGCTCCAAGAGTAAAATAGGTCTGCCGTCCCCCAACACGGATGCTCCACAGGTGCTACGCAACAACATCAAGTGTCCTGGCTCCTTGAATCTGGCCTATAATGTTAAACCGGGTattcacagtcacagcagcCCTAACAAAATCCCTCCAAAGTCTCCGTCTAAACCTTGCCAAGGCCCGTCTGTCCACAGAGGGGGGAAGCCCACAGAGGCCCCGCGTTACTCATCAAAATCAGAAGAGAGAACCAAGATCAGTGGGAAAGGGAAAAAGAATCCCATGTATGGAGACAGCCTTCCGCCTCCTCCTCCGAGACCTCCAACATCGGAGGGGGAGAAGCCCCTGCAGCCAGTGCCCAGCCCACAATCTGCCATCGAGCAGAAGGTGATGAAAGGAATTGAGGAGAACATGCTGAAGCTCCAGGAGCAGGACAGAGGAGGGCAGGCCAGCGAGGTCAAGCAGAAATCCTCCAATGGCATCGCGAGCTGGTTCGGCCTAAAGAAGAGTAAGCTGCCCGCGCTAAGCCGGAAGACGGACGCGACCAAATCAAAGGACGAGAAGAAGGAGTGGAAGATAAACATCCCCTCGGTGGGGAGGGACTCTGTGAAAATGGCCACGAGGTGTAAAGAAGGCGTGGAGGGTCTGAACATCTCAACCCTGATGGAGAAGGCAGAGGGTCTGAGGAGGgctctggaggaggagagggccTATGTGGAGCGGTCAGGCCGCGGTCACTCCTGTGAGGTGGTGATGGATCAAGCTCAGGGACAGCTGGCTGTCATGTACAGGGGAGCACGCTCCGACAACTTCATGCAACAGCTGCTAAACAG AGTGGACGGTAAGGAGATGATCAGCGTTCCCCAGCGCCGGCTTTCATTTGACTGTAAGACCTCGAAACCAGTGTTTACTCAGCAGAGCGACGTCATCAGTCACACCACCAGTCGTGACGACATGGAGAAG GGATCAGACAGAATTGGAAAAATCACATCAGATGAAAACCTTGCAGATCCAGTTCACGCTCAACACTTTGCAG GTTCTGGTGCTTCCacatacacactggacagtGGTATCGGCACGTTCCCTCTGCCCGACTGCAGCGGCAGCGCAACAGGACGGGGCCTATCAAAGATGAGAGCCGGCTCTGAGCACCACTCCTCAGGCTCGCCGGGGAGAGCAGGGAGACGGGCACGCACCCTGGACAGAGAGCTGACGACGCAGGAAGAGTGTTACGCTCAGCACAAACAACTGATTCCCACTATACAGTACGGCGGCTCCATACTGGAGGGAAGGAACTCAGCCAGCGTCATCCGTGAAG ACAAAGAAGCTCATGGAGCAAACATGTTCTCTCCTCGCACAAAGACTTGGACCTTCCCCAACCTCAAGACTCCAGCAGGACCTGCAGAGGTTTAcctggcagtggaggaggaagaagaggagacggTGTCCTTTGGATCACCGTTCAGAGGGGTAGGGATGGTTGTTTGGTCTTCTTTCAGTGATTAA